In Arcobacter sp. LA11, the sequence AATATATATCTTTCGTATGATGAAAACAAATACATTATTAAAAAAGGTAATTTTTCAATTAAAGAAAAAGAATTTATATTTATTGGTGGAACAAGCGGTAGTGGAAAATCAACACTATTAAAATCATTTTATGGAGAAATTCCTTTAAAGCATGGTAATCTAAATATTGCAGGACAAGAGGTTTTTGGAATAAATGGAAAACCACTAAGACGACTTAGAAAAGATATTGGTATTATCTTTCAAGATTATAAACTAATCAAAGAGTGGACTATTGAAGAGAATATCATGATTCCTTTAAAAATCAATGGATATTCACATGATATTTCAAAAGAGCAAGCAATAAAGCTTTTAAGCCACGTTAAACTATCACATAGACAAGGATACTATCCAAATGAACTAAGTGGAGGAGAACAACAAAGAGTTGCAGTAGCACGTGCTCTTGCTCACAATCCAAAAATTATAATTGCAGATGAACCAACAGGTAACTTAGATGACTATTCTGCTGATGTAGTTTGGAATTTACTAAAAGGTGCAAATGAACAACTAGGAATAACAGTAGTTGTTGTTACGCATAGAGTTCCTAAAAACTTTGGAATAAGATTTAGACAATTATCTATTGAAGATGGGATTATTTATGAAGTTTCTTAAAAATACATTTGCTTTTATAGTTCCATTAACAGCAATGTTAATATCATTTATAATATATATTTTCTCATCAAATATTTTAGAAAACTATAAAGTAAAAATAGCAGATGATTATTCTATTGTTATAATTACAAATACACCTTTAATAAAAGAAGATATATCATCTCTTGCAGATATAAGAGTTGAAAGAATTATAACTTTAGAAAAAGACAATATAATTACTAATATTAAATCAAATTTATCAAAATCATCAATTGATTTATTAAAAAGAAAACTTCCTCATTTTTATAAAATAAAACTTGAAGTTTTTCCAACTACTTCCGAGTTAGAAACTATAAAAAATACTTTATATCAAAATAAAAATATTAGAAAAGTAGAAATC encodes:
- a CDS encoding cell division ATP-binding protein FtsE; translation: MIEAKNIYLSYDENKYIIKKGNFSIKEKEFIFIGGTSGSGKSTLLKSFYGEIPLKHGNLNIAGQEVFGINGKPLRRLRKDIGIIFQDYKLIKEWTIEENIMIPLKINGYSHDISKEQAIKLLSHVKLSHRQGYYPNELSGGEQQRVAVARALAHNPKIIIADEPTGNLDDYSADVVWNLLKGANEQLGITVVVVTHRVPKNFGIRFRQLSIEDGIIYEVS